A part of Myxococcus landrumus genomic DNA contains:
- a CDS encoding ATP-binding protein codes for MELILFIGLQASGKSRFFQRRFASTHVLVSKDLWPNARRKEARQQRWVAEALGEGKSVVVDNTHPTLEQRAPLIALGHAQGASVIGYYFSSKLADCLARNAERQGRARVPEVALFATAKLLRRPSREEGFDSLYRVTLDGDGDFVVEDWKEPRDD; via the coding sequence ATGGAACTCATCCTCTTCATCGGGTTGCAGGCCTCGGGCAAGAGCCGCTTCTTCCAGCGTCGCTTCGCCTCGACGCACGTCCTGGTGAGCAAGGACCTGTGGCCCAACGCGCGGCGCAAGGAGGCACGCCAGCAGCGGTGGGTGGCCGAGGCGCTGGGCGAAGGGAAGTCGGTGGTGGTGGACAACACCCACCCGACGCTGGAGCAGCGCGCGCCGCTCATCGCGCTGGGCCATGCGCAGGGCGCGTCTGTCATTGGCTATTACTTCTCCTCGAAGCTGGCGGACTGCCTGGCGCGGAACGCGGAGCGGCAGGGTCGCGCGCGAGTGCCGGAGGTGGCGCTGTTCGCGACGGCGAAGCTGTTGCGGCGGCCGAGCCGTGAGGAGGGATTTGATTCGTTGTACCGCGTCACCCTGGACGGCGACGGGGACTTCGTCGTCGAGGACTGGAAGGAGCCGCGAGATGATTGA
- a CDS encoding tRNA(His) guanylyltransferase Thg1 family protein, protein MIDADEMARRMRQGELFHGLRLLPGAWAVLRVDGRGFSRFTQERFEKPFDPLFHRLMVRTASTLLEEFQGIYAYTQSDEISVLFRPDWSLFDREVEKLVSLSASVATATFTHALGVPAVFDGRVWMGVDERSVLDYFAWRQADGTRCSLQGWCYWTLRKEGLSAAQATRELDGRSASFKNELLFQRGINFNEVPLWQRRGSAIRWERYVKEGVDPRDGSRHQTTRRRLGVDSELPMKEAYERYLRDVLAASPPEPR, encoded by the coding sequence ATGATTGACGCCGATGAGATGGCCCGGAGGATGCGGCAGGGGGAGCTGTTCCACGGCCTGCGCCTGTTGCCGGGGGCGTGGGCGGTGTTGCGCGTGGATGGACGCGGCTTCTCCCGCTTCACCCAGGAGCGCTTCGAGAAGCCGTTCGACCCGCTCTTCCACAGGTTGATGGTCCGCACCGCGAGCACGCTGCTGGAGGAGTTCCAGGGCATCTACGCGTATACGCAGAGCGACGAAATCTCCGTGCTCTTCCGTCCCGACTGGTCGCTGTTCGACCGCGAGGTGGAGAAGCTGGTGTCGCTGTCCGCCAGCGTGGCGACCGCGACCTTCACGCATGCGTTGGGCGTGCCCGCGGTGTTCGACGGGCGCGTGTGGATGGGCGTGGATGAGCGCTCGGTGCTCGACTACTTCGCGTGGCGTCAGGCGGACGGCACCCGGTGTTCGCTTCAGGGGTGGTGCTACTGGACGCTGCGCAAGGAGGGGCTGAGCGCGGCGCAGGCCACGCGCGAGCTGGATGGGCGGTCCGCGTCCTTCAAGAACGAGCTGCTCTTCCAGCGAGGCATCAACTTCAACGAGGTGCCGCTCTGGCAGCGCCGGGGCTCCGCCATCCGTTGGGAGCGCTACGTGAAGGAGGGCGTGGACCCTCGCGACGGCTCCCGTCATCAGACGACGCGGCGCCGGCTCGGGGTGGACTCGGAGCTGCCCATGAAGGAGGCCTACGAGCGCTATCTGCGCGACGTGCTCGCCGCTTCCCCGCCGGAGCCTCGCTAG
- a CDS encoding DUF350 domain-containing protein, whose protein sequence is MDLTLFLVGLVKVVLGGLVAALGIWMALRGLSRILGTHPVEELRQGNTAAGLVHASSLVSLGLLVQHSVLATSDAVDLTVRTAPFQPLMLGKLIAVAALHLGLSLGVGVAVLALGILLFDRMTPGIDELEEVRKGNVAAALILAAILLVLALLTAPGLQAALNGLIPFPQLPEGTVVAPG, encoded by the coding sequence ATGGACCTCACCCTTTTTCTCGTCGGTCTCGTCAAAGTGGTTCTGGGGGGCCTGGTCGCCGCCCTCGGCATCTGGATGGCGCTGCGCGGGCTGAGCCGCATCCTGGGCACGCACCCCGTGGAGGAGCTGCGCCAGGGCAACACCGCGGCGGGCCTCGTCCATGCGTCGAGCCTCGTGTCGCTGGGGCTGCTCGTGCAGCACTCGGTGCTGGCCACGTCGGACGCGGTGGACCTCACGGTGCGCACCGCGCCCTTCCAGCCCCTGATGCTGGGAAAGCTCATCGCCGTGGCCGCGCTGCACCTGGGCCTGTCGCTGGGCGTGGGCGTCGCGGTGCTCGCGCTGGGCATCCTCCTGTTCGACCGGATGACGCCGGGCATCGATGAGCTGGAGGAGGTGCGCAAGGGCAACGTCGCCGCCGCGCTCATCCTCGCCGCCATCCTGCTGGTGCTCGCGCTGCTCACCGCGCCCGGACTCCAGGCCGCGCTCAACGGACTCATCCCCTTCCCGCAGCTTCCGGAGGGAACTGTTGTCGCGCCCGGGTGA
- a CDS encoding ArnT family glycosyltransferase, producing the protein MASTAPVAPGPAGLGLKTCLALLGVALVVRTVVALGTDVYFDTAYYWQWAQRLDWGYYDHPPLIAWLLALLGIHATALLCGAGTIAAVWGLARDVYQSREAAWRASALWSVVPGGMVAGIWATPDSPLLLFWTLALWALWRERWLWAGLASGLAVLAKFPAVLLGIAFLITALRARRLPWGAWGTGAIAALFLVPVLLWNARHDWVGILFQLKHGLDGQGGWRTLGDFIAGQFAFGGPVLAILALVYAVRGPREHFFLRMAALVPLLFFGYAASRARSEVNWTTMAYLSVCVGVAGMSRLWQRAAAFSGLAVVLGVSLHLFFPLMSVKRDTTLWRTHGWDVLSVLATPEKLFPEMKPGSVVAVFSGNYQLASLVALHAGVPVGTAGPVRFSQYDVWPEPPIPPGKDVLWVEEDGPFAPSALTDRFETMEDPVELVGMYKGRRLHPFRVWWVRNARPPPTPPEAPEGMNQSQR; encoded by the coding sequence ATGGCTTCCACCGCCCCCGTCGCTCCGGGCCCCGCTGGCCTTGGCCTCAAGACCTGTCTAGCCCTGCTCGGCGTGGCCCTCGTGGTGCGGACCGTGGTGGCGCTCGGGACCGACGTCTACTTCGACACGGCCTACTACTGGCAATGGGCGCAGCGGCTCGACTGGGGCTACTACGACCATCCCCCGCTCATCGCGTGGCTCCTCGCCCTCCTGGGCATCCACGCCACGGCGCTCCTGTGTGGCGCGGGCACCATCGCCGCGGTGTGGGGCCTGGCCCGGGACGTGTACCAGAGCCGTGAAGCGGCCTGGCGCGCGTCGGCCCTGTGGAGCGTGGTGCCCGGAGGCATGGTCGCGGGCATCTGGGCCACACCGGACTCACCGCTGCTCCTGTTCTGGACGCTGGCGCTCTGGGCGCTGTGGCGCGAGCGGTGGCTGTGGGCGGGCCTTGCCTCGGGGCTCGCGGTGCTCGCCAAATTCCCAGCGGTGTTGCTGGGCATCGCCTTCCTCATCACCGCGCTGAGGGCTCGGCGGTTGCCGTGGGGCGCATGGGGCACGGGCGCCATCGCCGCGCTGTTCCTGGTGCCCGTGCTCCTCTGGAACGCGCGTCACGACTGGGTGGGCATCCTCTTCCAGCTCAAGCATGGACTGGATGGACAGGGCGGGTGGCGCACGCTGGGCGACTTCATCGCGGGGCAGTTCGCCTTCGGTGGGCCCGTGCTGGCGATTCTCGCGCTCGTGTACGCGGTGCGAGGTCCCCGCGAGCACTTCTTCCTGCGCATGGCGGCGCTGGTGCCGTTGTTGTTCTTCGGCTACGCGGCCTCGCGCGCGCGGAGCGAGGTCAACTGGACGACCATGGCGTACCTCTCGGTGTGCGTGGGCGTCGCGGGCATGAGCCGGCTGTGGCAGCGCGCGGCCGCGTTCTCCGGGCTCGCGGTGGTGCTGGGGGTCTCCCTCCACCTCTTCTTCCCGCTGATGTCCGTCAAGCGCGACACGACGCTGTGGCGCACCCATGGCTGGGACGTGCTGAGCGTCCTGGCCACGCCCGAGAAGCTCTTCCCCGAGATGAAGCCGGGCAGCGTCGTCGCCGTCTTCTCCGGCAACTACCAGCTCGCCTCGCTGGTGGCGCTCCACGCGGGTGTCCCCGTGGGCACGGCGGGCCCGGTGCGCTTCAGCCAGTACGACGTGTGGCCCGAGCCTCCCATCCCCCCAGGCAAGGACGTGCTCTGGGTGGAGGAGGATGGCCCGTTCGCGCCCTCGGCGTTGACGGACCGCTTCGAGACCATGGAGGACCCCGTCGAGCTGGTGGGCATGTACAAGGGCCGCCGCCTGCATCCGTTCCGCGTGTGGTGGGTGCGAAACGCGAGGCCCCCTCCGACACCTCCGGAAGCACCTGAGGGGATGAACCAGTCCCAGCGCTGA